From the genome of Verrucomicrobiota bacterium, one region includes:
- a CDS encoding polyphosphate polymerase domain-containing protein, giving the protein MSPSTDSRENREFASELKFLVPPALCAPIRDWARARLSPDPHVSADLGDAYHITSLYFDTERFDVFHRKGSYGRSKYRIRRYGPSEFAFLERKLKTRGLVSKRRSLVEIDALAHLADGTPDRDWLGFWYHQRLVARRLKPVCEIAYRRTARVAATSAGPIRLTLDEDIRAVAANRVAFNGAHEGCLLSRDHVILELKFRLEMPGVFKELLQAFQLKPQALSKYRLAAVALGLVAEAQPEQTEHTETQDPASAPLAGPDGQRTRPRVL; this is encoded by the coding sequence ATGTCCCCCTCCACCGACTCGCGGGAAAACCGGGAATTCGCCTCGGAACTGAAGTTCCTGGTTCCGCCCGCGCTTTGCGCCCCCATCCGTGACTGGGCGCGCGCCCGGTTGTCGCCGGACCCGCACGTATCCGCGGACCTGGGCGATGCCTATCACATCACCAGCCTTTACTTCGATACCGAACGATTCGATGTGTTCCACCGCAAAGGGTCGTACGGGCGGAGCAAATATCGGATTCGCCGATATGGCCCAAGCGAATTCGCTTTTTTGGAGCGCAAGCTCAAGACGCGCGGCCTCGTGAGCAAACGCCGTTCGCTCGTCGAGATCGACGCATTGGCGCATCTGGCCGACGGCACGCCCGACCGGGACTGGTTGGGTTTCTGGTACCACCAACGTCTCGTCGCCCGGCGCCTGAAACCCGTCTGTGAAATTGCCTACCGCAGAACCGCTCGAGTGGCTGCGACCAGCGCCGGGCCGATTCGGCTGACCCTGGACGAGGACATTCGCGCGGTGGCCGCGAACCGTGTCGCATTTAACGGTGCGCATGAAGGCTGCTTGCTTTCCAGAGACCACGTCATCCTGGAATTGAAGTTTCGGCTTGAGATGCCGGGCGTGTTCAAAGAGCTGTTGCAGGCTTTTCAACTGAAGCCGCAGGCGCTCTCCAAGTATCGGCTGGCCGCGGTCGCGCTCGGACTGGTTGCGGAAGCTCAACCGGAACAAACGGAGCACACGGAGACCCAAGACCCGGCCAGCGCTCCCTTGGCTGGGCCCGACGGGCAGCGCACGCGCCCCCGTGTGCTCTAG